In Macadamia integrifolia cultivar HAES 741 chromosome 1, SCU_Mint_v3, whole genome shotgun sequence, a single window of DNA contains:
- the LOC122075665 gene encoding uncharacterized protein LOC122075665 isoform X2: MSAIWRRNLIKVRGQLIRFQRWKPDFDVHAVNNPTKLVWIRFPGLPLEYWHEKILLTMAKGAGRPVALDRRTRSAAMGNFARVQVEVIIGEKRVEEIQVERKQPGTGEIFWFKQLIVYEDGLAKCGFCKKIGHTLFQCKEKKEVDARDTGAATMVNEGGAGRRSSSEGGGLGEGIVSNLGKNLTHMRQPPTILRTQIRDNSPTSKEGVQGQGDIEIIIPLEKSTNTGTNHNRMGAANSMEGNGLVSTFNEESGSVDGADMDHISEPGDEAEIDHRRCNSPILEEDEAICGREDHIGPGQHGEIEEGRDVRFEPQIDNPKTQLQYKDGAMIVYHEDVVEVDRMASILESNMEGRRQQKEE, encoded by the exons ATGTCTGCCATTTGGAGAAGGAACCTAATCAAGGTTAGAGGACAATTGATTCGATTCCAACGCTGGAAACCAGATTTTGATGTGCATGCAGTGAACAACCCAACCAAACTGGTGTGGATCAGATTTCCAGGCCTTCccctggaatattggcatgagaagatcttgttgacaatggctaAAGGGGCAGGTAGACCTGTGGCCCTGGACAGACGCACCAGATCGGCGGCAATGGGGAATTTTGCGCGTGTTCAGGTAGAAGTGAtaattggggagaaaagggtggaAGAGATTCAGGTGGAAAGAAAGCAACCAGGAACGGGGGAgattttttggtttaaacagTTAATCGTATATGAAGATGGGTTAGCTAAATgtggtttttgcaaaaaaatcGGGCATACTTTGTTCCAAtgcaaagagaagaaggaggtggATGCTCGAGACACTGGGGCGGCAACCATGGTGAATGAAGGTGGTGCAGGGCGGAGATCCAGCTCAGAGGGCGGTGGTTTGGGTGAAGGAATTGTTTCCAATTTGGGTAAAAATCTTACCCATATGAGACAGCCTCCTACCATATTAAGAACTCAGATTAGGGACAATAGTCCAACATCTAAGGAAGGTGTGCAGGGGCAGGGAGATATTGAAATAATTATTCCCTTAGAGAAGTCTACCAATACGGGAACAAATCACAATCGTATGGGTGCAGCTAACAGTATGGAGGGTAATGGATTGGTGTCTACATTCAATGAGGAATCTGGGTCGGTGGATGGAGCGGATATGGATCATATATCTGAACCAGGAGATGAGGCAGAGATTGATCATCGTAGGTGCAACTCTCCCATTTTAGAGGAGGATGAGGCTATCTGTGGCAGGGAGGATCATATTGGTCCAGGTCAGCATGGTGAGATCGAAGAGGGTAGGGATGTGAGGTTCGAGCCTCAAATTGATAATCCAAAAACTCAGTTGCAGTACAAGGACGGGGCTATGATTGTGTATCATGAAGACGTGGTAGAAGTTGATAGAATGGCGAGCATCCTCGAGAGCAATATGGAGGGAAGAAGACAGCAAAAAG aggaatga
- the LOC122075665 gene encoding uncharacterized protein LOC122075665 isoform X1: MSAIWRRNLIKVRGQLIRFQRWKPDFDVHAVNNPTKLVWIRFPGLPLEYWHEKILLTMAKGAGRPVALDRRTRSAAMGNFARVQVEVIIGEKRVEEIQVERKQPGTGEIFWFKQLIVYEDGLAKCGFCKKIGHTLFQCKEKKEVDARDTGAATMVNEGGAGRRSSSEGGGLGEGIVSNLGKNLTHMRQPPTILRTQIRDNSPTSKEGVQGQGDIEIIIPLEKSTNTGTNHNRMGAANSMEGNGLVSTFNEESGSVDGADMDHISEPGDEAEIDHRRCNSPILEEDEAICGREDHIGPGQHGEIEEGRDVRFEPQIDNPKTQLQYKDGAMIVYHEDVVEVDRMASILESNMEGRRQQKVAVEYLHCVFYSC, from the exons ATGTCTGCCATTTGGAGAAGGAACCTAATCAAGGTTAGAGGACAATTGATTCGATTCCAACGCTGGAAACCAGATTTTGATGTGCATGCAGTGAACAACCCAACCAAACTGGTGTGGATCAGATTTCCAGGCCTTCccctggaatattggcatgagaagatcttgttgacaatggctaAAGGGGCAGGTAGACCTGTGGCCCTGGACAGACGCACCAGATCGGCGGCAATGGGGAATTTTGCGCGTGTTCAGGTAGAAGTGAtaattggggagaaaagggtggaAGAGATTCAGGTGGAAAGAAAGCAACCAGGAACGGGGGAgattttttggtttaaacagTTAATCGTATATGAAGATGGGTTAGCTAAATgtggtttttgcaaaaaaatcGGGCATACTTTGTTCCAAtgcaaagagaagaaggaggtggATGCTCGAGACACTGGGGCGGCAACCATGGTGAATGAAGGTGGTGCAGGGCGGAGATCCAGCTCAGAGGGCGGTGGTTTGGGTGAAGGAATTGTTTCCAATTTGGGTAAAAATCTTACCCATATGAGACAGCCTCCTACCATATTAAGAACTCAGATTAGGGACAATAGTCCAACATCTAAGGAAGGTGTGCAGGGGCAGGGAGATATTGAAATAATTATTCCCTTAGAGAAGTCTACCAATACGGGAACAAATCACAATCGTATGGGTGCAGCTAACAGTATGGAGGGTAATGGATTGGTGTCTACATTCAATGAGGAATCTGGGTCGGTGGATGGAGCGGATATGGATCATATATCTGAACCAGGAGATGAGGCAGAGATTGATCATCGTAGGTGCAACTCTCCCATTTTAGAGGAGGATGAGGCTATCTGTGGCAGGGAGGATCATATTGGTCCAGGTCAGCATGGTGAGATCGAAGAGGGTAGGGATGTGAGGTTCGAGCCTCAAATTGATAATCCAAAAACTCAGTTGCAGTACAAGGACGGGGCTATGATTGTGTATCATGAAGACGTGGTAGAAGTTGATAGAATGGCGAGCATCCTCGAGAGCAATATGGAGGGAAGAAGACAGCAAAAAG TGGCAGTCGAATATCTTCACTGTGTCTTTTATTCATGCTAA